Proteins from one Algicella marina genomic window:
- the pdxH gene encoding pyridoxamine 5'-phosphate oxidase, which translates to MSELREPPFAGNDPVALVGEWLDAAMETEPNDANAMALASVDADGLPNVRMLLLKDIEADAFVFYTNYESVKAEELFGAGKAAFVLHWKTLRRQVRVRGAVEREDGAQADAYYASRSLGSRLGAWASEQSRPLGSRAELEARAEAMRERFGENPPRPPHWGGFRLRPVEIEFWADGAFRLHDRFRWSRTAPGQAWKVQRLNP; encoded by the coding sequence ATGAGTGAACTGCGCGAGCCGCCGTTTGCCGGAAACGATCCGGTGGCACTGGTCGGAGAATGGCTGGATGCGGCCATGGAGACTGAGCCCAACGATGCCAACGCCATGGCCCTGGCGAGTGTTGACGCTGACGGCCTGCCCAACGTGCGAATGCTGTTGCTGAAAGACATCGAGGCAGACGCGTTCGTTTTCTACACCAATTATGAAAGCGTGAAGGCAGAAGAACTGTTCGGCGCGGGCAAGGCTGCTTTTGTTTTGCACTGGAAAACGTTGCGGCGTCAGGTGAGGGTCCGCGGGGCGGTGGAGCGGGAAGACGGGGCGCAGGCTGACGCTTATTACGCCTCGCGCTCGCTGGGCAGCCGCTTGGGTGCGTGGGCCAGCGAACAGTCGCGGCCGTTGGGCAGCCGGGCGGAGCTCGAAGCACGGGCGGAGGCCATGCGGGAACGGTTCGGCGAAAATCCGCCACGTCCGCCGCATTGGGGCGGGTTTCGGCTGCGGCCCGTGGAGATCGAGTTCTGGGCCGATGGCGCATTCCGGCTGCATGATAGATTTCGTTGGTCTCGGACGGCACCGGGCCAAGCGTGGAAGGTTCAGCGCCTCAACCCCTAG